From a region of the Cucumis sativus cultivar 9930 chromosome 6, Cucumber_9930_V3, whole genome shotgun sequence genome:
- the GOLS gene encoding uncharacterized protein LOC101208382 isoform X1: MSPAAAPESAIESTDAPKRAYVTFLAGNGDYWKGVVGLAKGLRKVKAAYPLIVAVLPDVPEDHRQILEYQGCIVREIEPVYPPANQTQFAMAYYVINYSKLRIWEFVEYEKLIYLDGDIQVFENIDHLFEMPSGYFYAVMDCFCEKTWSNSPQYKIGYCQQCPDKVKWPVEEMGNPPPLYFNAGFFVYEPDLFTYKDLLETCKATTPTLFAEQDFLNMYFNDIYKPIPPIYNLVMAMLWRHPENIDVDKVKVVHYCAAGSKPWRYTGKEENMEREDIKMLVKKWWEVYEDESLDYQNVLKSETKQETNLTPLISVLSEAEVVNHITAPSAA; encoded by the exons ATGTCTCCAGCAGCTGCCCCAGAAAGTGCCATTGAGTCAACCGACGCTCCCAAGAGGGCGTACGTGACGTTCTTGGCTGGTAATGGTGACTATTGGAAAGGTGTAGTTGGATTGGCAAAGGGTCTCAGAAAGGTCAAAGCCGCCTACCCTCTCATTGTAGCTGTCCTTCCTGATGTTCCTGAAGATCATCGCCAAATCCTCGAGTATCAGGGTTGTATCGTCCGTGAGATCGAACCTGTTTACCCTCCAGCAAACCAGACCCAATTTGCCATGGCTTACTATGTTATCAACTACTCAAAGCTTAGGATCTGGGAG TTTGTGGAGTATGAGAAGCTGATATATTTGGACGGAGACATCCAAGTGTTTGAAAACATAGACCATTTGTTTGAAATGCCAAGTGGATACTTCTATGCAGTGATGGATTGCTTTTGTGAGAAGACATGGAGTAACTCTCCACAATACAAAATTGGGTATTGCCAACAATGCCCTGACAAAGTGAAATGGCCTGTGGAGGAAATGGGAAACCCACCACCACTTTACTTCAATGCTGGATTCTTTGTGTATGAACCTGATCTTTTCACTTACAAGGATCTTCTTGAGACTTGCAAGGCCACCACTCCAACTTTGTTTGCTGAGCAG GACTTTTTGAACATGTACTTCAACGACATATACAAGCCCATTCCTCCAATTTACAACCTCGTCATGGCCATGTTGTGGCGTCATCCCGAGAACATTGACGTCGACAAAGTCAAAGTTGTCCATTATTGTGCAGCG GGATCGAAACCATGGAGGTACACGGGAAAAGAAGAGAACATGGAGAGGGAAGACATAAAAATGCTGGTGAAGAAATGGTGGGAAGTttatgaagatgaatctttgGATTACCAAAATGTCCTCAAATCTGAAACTAAACAAGAAACTAACCTCACACCTTTGATCTCTGTTCTGTCCGAGGCTGAAGTTGTCAACCACATCACAGCTCCTTCTGCTGCTTaa
- the LOC101207966 gene encoding craniofacial development protein 1 isoform X1, translating into MATTNNLHGSDSVNEVLMESAKEGSANMRSEGKTSDTEIKARVDSMWEQMNKGVSSKTLKGLSTKRSPAVNKNSKKPSNNWMAYLGMASKKPQEKDTLSEGSKVLQNSSIDDAKMLAATALSAVRDATATISGRGKVEITEIRDFAGQNVEIKKFVDADSKEAHEKMKAPATSAVDVVLEQIKKKQKLSVLDKTKKDWGEFKEENKGLEEDLDAYKKSSNQYLDKVSFLQRTDYREFERERDARLALQARRRPDMREEP; encoded by the exons ATGGCTACCACCAACAACCTCCATGGCTCTG ATTCTGTGAATGAAGTGCTTATGGAATCAGCTAAAGAAGGATCTGCTAATATGAGGTCAGAGGGAAAGACTAGTGACACAG AAATAAAAGCACGTGTTGATTCCATGTGGGAGCAAATGAACAAAGGGGTGTCCAGCAAAACACTAAAAGGTTTGTCAACCAAACGATCTCCAGCTGTGAATAAAAACTCAAAGAAGCCATCCAAT AATTGGATGGCATATCTTGGTATGGCATCAAAGAAGCCTCAGGAAAAAGATACATTATCAGAAGGATCCAAGGTTCTGCAGAACAGTTCTATTGATGATGCAAAGATGCTTGCTGCTACTGCGCTCTCAGCTGTTAGGGATGCTACAGCAACTATCTCTGGCAGGGGGAAAGTTGAG ATCACAGAGATTAGGGACTTTGCAGgccaaaatgttgaaattaaaaagtttgtaGATGCGGATTCAAAAGAAGCACACGAGAAAATGAAGGCACCTGCTACTTCAGCTGTCGATGTAGTCCTCGAACAAAtcaagaagaaacaaaagctTAGTGTTCTTGACAAGACGAAAAAGGACTGGGGAGAGTTTAAGGAAGAAAACAAGGGTCTGGAAGAGGACTTGGATGCTTACAAGAAGAGCTCGAACCAATATCTTgataaagtttcttttttgcaGCGAACCGATTACAGGGAGTTTGAACGAGAGAGGGATGCACGATTGGCTTTGCAGGCCCGACGAAGGCCTGATATGCGGGAGGAGCCATAA
- the LOC101207966 gene encoding craniofacial development protein 1 isoform X2: MSDSVNEVLMESAKEGSANMRSEGKTSDTEIKARVDSMWEQMNKGVSSKTLKGLSTKRSPAVNKNSKKPSNNWMAYLGMASKKPQEKDTLSEGSKVLQNSSIDDAKMLAATALSAVRDATATISGRGKVEITEIRDFAGQNVEIKKFVDADSKEAHEKMKAPATSAVDVVLEQIKKKQKLSVLDKTKKDWGEFKEENKGLEEDLDAYKKSSNQYLDKVSFLQRTDYREFERERDARLALQARRRPDMREEP, encoded by the exons ATGTCAGATTCTGTGAATGAAGTGCTTATGGAATCAGCTAAAGAAGGATCTGCTAATATGAGGTCAGAGGGAAAGACTAGTGACACAG AAATAAAAGCACGTGTTGATTCCATGTGGGAGCAAATGAACAAAGGGGTGTCCAGCAAAACACTAAAAGGTTTGTCAACCAAACGATCTCCAGCTGTGAATAAAAACTCAAAGAAGCCATCCAAT AATTGGATGGCATATCTTGGTATGGCATCAAAGAAGCCTCAGGAAAAAGATACATTATCAGAAGGATCCAAGGTTCTGCAGAACAGTTCTATTGATGATGCAAAGATGCTTGCTGCTACTGCGCTCTCAGCTGTTAGGGATGCTACAGCAACTATCTCTGGCAGGGGGAAAGTTGAG ATCACAGAGATTAGGGACTTTGCAGgccaaaatgttgaaattaaaaagtttgtaGATGCGGATTCAAAAGAAGCACACGAGAAAATGAAGGCACCTGCTACTTCAGCTGTCGATGTAGTCCTCGAACAAAtcaagaagaaacaaaagctTAGTGTTCTTGACAAGACGAAAAAGGACTGGGGAGAGTTTAAGGAAGAAAACAAGGGTCTGGAAGAGGACTTGGATGCTTACAAGAAGAGCTCGAACCAATATCTTgataaagtttcttttttgcaGCGAACCGATTACAGGGAGTTTGAACGAGAGAGGGATGCACGATTGGCTTTGCAGGCCCGACGAAGGCCTGATATGCGGGAGGAGCCATAA
- the LOC101207718 gene encoding dihydrolipoyl dehydrogenase, mitochondrial isoform X1 translates to MALAICARRKANLLYRNFPLSSSESFYYSFSFASFSRRFASSGSDDNDVVVIGGGPGGYVAAIKAAQLGLKTTCIEKRGALGGTCLNVGCIPSKALLHSSHMYHEAQHSFASHGVKFSSVEVDLPAMMAQKDKAVSTLTRGIEGLFKKNKVNYVKGYGKLISPSEVSVDTIDGGNTVVKGKNIIIATGSDVKSLPGITIDEKRIVSSTGALALSEVPKKLVVIGAGYIGLEMGSVWGRLGSEITVVEFASDIVPTMDGEVRKQFQRSLEKQGMKFMLRTKVVGVDTSRDGVKLTLEPAAGGEQTTLEADVVLVSAGRTPFTAGLGLDKLGIETDKAGRILVNERFATNVDGVYAIGDVIPGPMLAHKAEEDGVACVEFIAGKTGHVDYDKVPGVVYTHPEVASVGKTEEQVKESGVDYCVGKFPFLANSRAKAIDDAEGVVKILAEKETDKILGVHIMAPNAGELIHEAVLALQYDAASEDIARVCHAHPTMSEALKEAAMATYDKPIHI, encoded by the exons ATGGCACTGGCAATCTGCGCCAGGCGGAAGGCTAATCTTCTATACAGAAACttccctctttcttcttctgaaTCCTTCtactattctttttcatttgcaTCATTCTCCAGACGTTTTGCTTCCTCGGGATCCGATGACAACGACGTCGTCGTCATCGGTGGTGGCCCCGGTGGCTATGTCGCCGCTATCAAGGCTGCTCAGCTTGGCCTCAAAACCACCTGTATCGAAAAGCGTGGGGCTCTTGGCGGAACTTGCCTCAATGTCGGATGTATTCCCTCCAAG GCTCTTCTCCATTCTTCCCACATGTACCATGAAGCTCAGCATTCATTTGCTAGCCATGGAGTGAAATTTTCATCCGTTGAGGTTGATTTACCAGCTATGATGGCACAAAAGGATAAAGCAGTAAGCACTCTTACACGTGGTATTGAAGGCCTTTTCAAgaagaacaaagtgaactatgttaAAGGCTATGGGAAATTGATTTCCCCTTCTGAAGTTTCTGTGGATACCATTGATGGTGGTAATACAGTggtgaaaggaaaaaacattATAATCGCAACTGGGTCTGATGTCAAATCTTTACCTGGGATTACTATTGATGAAAAGAGAATTGTATCATCAACAGGTGCTTTAGCTTTGTCTGAGGTCCCTAAGAAACTTGTTGTAATTGGAGCTGGATACATCGGGCTGGAGATGGGATCAGTGTGGGGTAGACTTGGATCCGAGATCACAGTTGTTGAGTTTGCCTCTGATATAGTCCCAACTATGGATGGAGAAGTCCGCAAACAATTTCAACGTTCCCTTGAAAAGCAAGGAATGAAATTCATGCTAAGAACTAAAGTGGTTGGGGTTGATACATCAAGGGACGGTGTGAAGCTGACTCTCGAACCTGCGGCTGGTGGTGAACAGACGACACTTGAAGCAGATGTTGTTCTTGTATCTGCAGGTAGAACCCCGTTCACTGCTGGACTCGGACTAGACAAGCTAGGAATCGAAACTGATAAGGCAGGACGCATTTTGGTAAATGAAAGATTTGCTACGAATGTGGATGGTGTTTACGCAATTGGGGACGTAATTCCAGGGCCAATGCTAGCTCACAAGGCTGAAGAGGATGGGGTTGCCTGTGTCGAGTTCATAGCTGGGAAGACAGGCCATGTTGACTACGACAAAGTCCCAGGGGTTGTCTATACACATCCGGAAGTTGCATCTGTTGGGAAGACAGAAGAGCAAGTGAAGGAATCAGGTGTAGATTATTGTGTTGGGAAGTTTCCGTTCTTGGCAAATAGTAGGGCAAAAGCAATAGACGACGCTGAAGGGGTGGTGAAAATTCTGGCTGAAAAGGAGACAGACAAGATACTTGGTGTCCATATCATGGCTCCTAATGCTGGGGAGCTTATACATGAGGCAGTATTGGCCTTACAATATGATGCAGCAAGTGAGGATATAGCTCGAGTTTGCCATGCACATCCTACAATGAGCGAGGCACTGAAGGAGGCTGCTATGGCAACTTATGACAAGCCCATTCACATCTAG
- the LOC101207718 gene encoding dihydrolipoyl dehydrogenase, mitochondrial isoform X2, which translates to MYHEAQHSFASHGVKFSSVEVDLPAMMAQKDKAVSTLTRGIEGLFKKNKVNYVKGYGKLISPSEVSVDTIDGGNTVVKGKNIIIATGSDVKSLPGITIDEKRIVSSTGALALSEVPKKLVVIGAGYIGLEMGSVWGRLGSEITVVEFASDIVPTMDGEVRKQFQRSLEKQGMKFMLRTKVVGVDTSRDGVKLTLEPAAGGEQTTLEADVVLVSAGRTPFTAGLGLDKLGIETDKAGRILVNERFATNVDGVYAIGDVIPGPMLAHKAEEDGVACVEFIAGKTGHVDYDKVPGVVYTHPEVASVGKTEEQVKESGVDYCVGKFPFLANSRAKAIDDAEGVVKILAEKETDKILGVHIMAPNAGELIHEAVLALQYDAASEDIARVCHAHPTMSEALKEAAMATYDKPIHI; encoded by the coding sequence ATGTACCATGAAGCTCAGCATTCATTTGCTAGCCATGGAGTGAAATTTTCATCCGTTGAGGTTGATTTACCAGCTATGATGGCACAAAAGGATAAAGCAGTAAGCACTCTTACACGTGGTATTGAAGGCCTTTTCAAgaagaacaaagtgaactatgttaAAGGCTATGGGAAATTGATTTCCCCTTCTGAAGTTTCTGTGGATACCATTGATGGTGGTAATACAGTggtgaaaggaaaaaacattATAATCGCAACTGGGTCTGATGTCAAATCTTTACCTGGGATTACTATTGATGAAAAGAGAATTGTATCATCAACAGGTGCTTTAGCTTTGTCTGAGGTCCCTAAGAAACTTGTTGTAATTGGAGCTGGATACATCGGGCTGGAGATGGGATCAGTGTGGGGTAGACTTGGATCCGAGATCACAGTTGTTGAGTTTGCCTCTGATATAGTCCCAACTATGGATGGAGAAGTCCGCAAACAATTTCAACGTTCCCTTGAAAAGCAAGGAATGAAATTCATGCTAAGAACTAAAGTGGTTGGGGTTGATACATCAAGGGACGGTGTGAAGCTGACTCTCGAACCTGCGGCTGGTGGTGAACAGACGACACTTGAAGCAGATGTTGTTCTTGTATCTGCAGGTAGAACCCCGTTCACTGCTGGACTCGGACTAGACAAGCTAGGAATCGAAACTGATAAGGCAGGACGCATTTTGGTAAATGAAAGATTTGCTACGAATGTGGATGGTGTTTACGCAATTGGGGACGTAATTCCAGGGCCAATGCTAGCTCACAAGGCTGAAGAGGATGGGGTTGCCTGTGTCGAGTTCATAGCTGGGAAGACAGGCCATGTTGACTACGACAAAGTCCCAGGGGTTGTCTATACACATCCGGAAGTTGCATCTGTTGGGAAGACAGAAGAGCAAGTGAAGGAATCAGGTGTAGATTATTGTGTTGGGAAGTTTCCGTTCTTGGCAAATAGTAGGGCAAAAGCAATAGACGACGCTGAAGGGGTGGTGAAAATTCTGGCTGAAAAGGAGACAGACAAGATACTTGGTGTCCATATCATGGCTCCTAATGCTGGGGAGCTTATACATGAGGCAGTATTGGCCTTACAATATGATGCAGCAAGTGAGGATATAGCTCGAGTTTGCCATGCACATCCTACAATGAGCGAGGCACTGAAGGAGGCTGCTATGGCAACTTATGACAAGCCCATTCACATCTAG
- the LOC101207477 gene encoding probable protein phosphatase 2C 13 isoform X2 — translation MDDEHVCIDDLSAHLRSMFKCSMPKGFYAVFDGHGGPHAAAFVKRNVLRLFFEDADWLKMQDIDSISLKDLENSHRRAFQQADLALADEQSVSSSCGTTALTALVLGRHLLVANAGDCRAVLCRKGIAVPMSEDHRPSNLLELKRVEGMGGFVDDGYVNGYISVTRTLGDWDLKLPNVSSSPLIAEPQVEHVILTNDDEFLILGCDGIWDVMSSQYAVSLVRRGLRKHNDPHQSSQELVQEALRLNTSDNLTAIVICFSSSSCASQPRICKSCNLTEDATNRLRSLLEGN, via the coding sequence ATGGATGATGAACATGTCTGCATAGATGACCTGTCTGCCCATCTCCGATCTATGTTCAAATGTTCTATGCCTAAAGGTTTCTATGCCGTGTTTGATGGTCATGGAGGGCCTCATGCAGCTGCTTTTGTCAAGAGGAATGTCTTGAGACTATTCTTTGAAGATGCCGATTGGTTAAAAATGCAGGACATTGATTCTATTTCCCTAAAAGATTTGGAGAACTCTCATCGCAGAGCATTCCAACAGGCAGATCTTGCCTTGGCTGATGAGCAAAGTGTTAGCAGCTCGTGTGGGACAACTGCATTGACGGCATTGGTTCTTGGGAGGCATTTGCTTGTTGCAAATGCTGGTGACTGCCGGGCAGTCCTATGTAGAAAAGGTATAGCAGTCCCAATGTCTGAAGATCACAGACCTTCTAATTTACTTGAGCTCAAGCGAGTGGAAGGAATGGGCGGGTTTGTAGATGACGGGTATGTTAATGGCTATATTTCAGTAACCAGGACCTTAGGGGATTGGGACTTGAAATTGCCAAATGTCTCCTCATCACCTCTCATTGCTGAGCCACAAGTGGAGCATGTTATATTAACAAACGACGATGAGTTCTTGATTCTCGGATGTGATGGAATTTGGGACGTTATGTCGAGCCAATATGCTGTAAGTCTCGTTCGACGAGGGTTGAGGAAGCACAATGACCCTCATCAAAGTTCCCAAGAATTAGTCCAGGAAGCTTTGCGCCTCAACACATCGGATAATCTTACTGCAATCGTTATctgcttttcttcttccagcTGTGCTTCTCAGCCGCGAATATGCAAGTCGTGTAATCTGACAGAAGATGCTACAAATAGATTGAGGAGCTTGTTAGAAGGTAACTGA